One genomic segment of Microbacterium sp. ProA8 includes these proteins:
- a CDS encoding LLM class F420-dependent oxidoreductase, giving the protein MPLLDTPVRLGVQLQPQHAPYSAFRDAVLRLEEMGVDVLFNWDHFFPLSGDPDGLHFESWTMLAAWAEQTERVEFGALVNCNSYRNPDLQADMARTVDHISAKDRVGRFIFATGSGWFARDYEEYGYEFGTAGSRLDDLAAGLERIEARWQKLNPAPTREIPVMIGGKGEQKTLRLVARHADIWHSFVRPDELPHKLDVIERWAEREERDTSGLVISNELHQRGEGFADELYDAGVRLFTLAFQGPDWDYDLIRSWLRWRDSKNA; this is encoded by the coding sequence ATGCCTCTTCTCGACACACCCGTACGGCTCGGCGTGCAGCTGCAGCCCCAGCACGCCCCGTACTCCGCGTTCCGCGACGCCGTCCTGCGTCTGGAGGAGATGGGCGTCGACGTCCTCTTCAACTGGGACCACTTCTTCCCGTTGTCGGGCGACCCCGACGGCCTGCACTTCGAGTCATGGACCATGCTCGCCGCCTGGGCCGAGCAGACCGAGCGCGTCGAGTTCGGGGCGCTGGTCAACTGCAACAGCTACCGCAACCCCGACCTGCAGGCCGACATGGCCCGCACCGTCGACCACATCTCGGCGAAGGACCGCGTGGGCCGCTTCATCTTCGCGACGGGCTCGGGCTGGTTCGCCCGCGACTACGAGGAGTACGGGTACGAGTTCGGCACCGCCGGCTCGCGGCTCGACGACCTCGCCGCCGGGCTCGAGCGCATCGAGGCCCGCTGGCAGAAGCTCAACCCCGCGCCCACCCGCGAGATCCCCGTCATGATCGGCGGCAAGGGCGAGCAGAAGACGCTGCGCCTCGTTGCGCGGCACGCCGACATCTGGCACAGCTTCGTGCGCCCCGACGAGCTGCCCCACAAGCTCGACGTCATCGAGCGGTGGGCCGAGCGCGAGGAGCGCGACACGTCGGGCCTCGTCATCTCCAACGAGCTGCACCAGCGTGGCGAAGGTTTCGCCGACGAACTGTACGACGCCGGTGTGCGCCTGTTCACCCTCGCCTTCCAGGGCCCGGACTGGGACTACGACCTCATCCGGTCGTGGCTGCGCTGGCGCGACTCGAAGAACGCCTGA